Proteins from a single region of Primulina tabacum isolate GXHZ01 chromosome 5, ASM2559414v2, whole genome shotgun sequence:
- the LOC142547773 gene encoding putative serine/threonine-protein phosphatase 2A regulatory subunit B'' subunit TON2: protein MYSGSGDGEGHDTSAPRKIPPASSMLWVRNIRRYIGSGAGLGSEALMELETKRILLEIFKEKQQKNAEAGTIPSFYKKKPEEGSISHRVQRLAKYRFLKKQSDLLLNADDLDAMWVCLRENCVIDDATGAEKMNYEDFCHIASVCTEQIGPKCRRFFSPSNFMKFEKDELGRIAILPFYLYVMRTVSLTQARIDMSELDEDSDGFLQPHEMESYIGGLIRNLAQLRDMPGAFVQMYCRIAAHKFFFFCDPHKRGKACIKKVLLSNCLQELMELHQESEEEVTDNEQAENWFSLTSAQRICDMFLALDKDMNGTLSKQELRDYADGTLTDIFIERVFDEHVRRGKSGGGNAREMDFESFLDFVLSLENKDTTEGLTYLFRCLDLGGRGFLTTADIHTLFRDVHQKWIEGGNYELCIEDVRDEIWDMVKPSDPLMITLDDLLACKQGGTVASMLIDVRGFWAHDNRENLLQEEEEPEEEPQG, encoded by the exons ATGTATAGTGGATCGGGTGATGGCGAAGGTCACGATACGTCTGCGCCAAGGAAAATTCCGCCTGCTTCTTCGATGCTTTGGGTCCGAAACATTCGCAGATATATTGGATCTGGGGCGGGCCTCGGCTCCGAAGCTCTCATGG AACTAGAAACGAAAAGGATTTTGCTAGAAATTTTTAAAGAGAAGCAACAAAAGAATGCTGAAGCTGGCACGATCCCAAGCTTCTACAAGAAG AAACCAGAAGAAGGCTCCATCAGCCATAGGGTACAGAGGCTGGCAAAGTATCGGTTTCTGAAG aaacaatctGATCTTCTGCTAAATGCTGATGATTTGGATGCTATGTGGGTTTGTTTAAGGGAAAATTGTGTCATAGATGATGCCACGGGTGCTGAAAAG ATGAACTATGAAGACTTTTGCCACATTGCCTCTGTATGTACGGAACAAATAGGCCCTAAATGTCGACGTTTTTTCAGTCCTTCAAATTTCATGAAGTTTGAGAAAGATGAACTAGGAAGAATCGCCATCCTTCCTTTCTATCTTTATGTGATGCGTACG GTTTCACTTACTCAAGCCAGAATCGATATGAGTGAGCTTGACGAGGATTCTGATGGCTTTCTCCAGcctcat GAAATGGAATCATATATTGGAGGTCTTATTCGTAATTTGGCACAACTGCGGGATATGCCGGGAGCTTTTGTGCAGATGTACTGTCGTATAGCTGCACACAAGTTTTTCTTCTTTTGTGATCCTCATAAACGAG GTAAGGCATGCATAAAGAAAGTCCTACTCAGTAATTGTCTCCAGGAATTGATGGAGCTTCACCAG GAAAGCGAGGAAGAAGTTACTGATAATGAACAGGCAGAAAACTGGTTCTCTTTGACTTCTGCTCAACGCATATGTG ACATGTTCCTTGCTCTTGATAAAGACATGAACGGAACGTTGAGCAAACAGGAGCTACGGGATTATGCTGATGGGACATTGACAGATATTTTTATTGAGAGAG TGTTCGATGAGCATGTCCGGCGTGGAAAAAGTGGCGGTGGTAACGCTCGAGAGATGGATTTCGAGAGTTTTCTTGACTTTGTTCTGTCCCTAGAAAACAAAGATACTACCGAAGGATTAACGTATTTGTTTCGGTGTCTTGATCTTGGTGGTAGGGGATTCCTTACAACTGCTGACATACACACGCTGTTCAG GGATGTGCATCAAAAATGGATCGAGGGAGGGAACTACGAGCTGTGTATCGAGGATGTAAGAGATGAAATATGGGATATGGTGAAGCCGTCAGATCCGTTGATGATAACATTGGACGATCTTTTGGCTTGCAAACAAGGTGGCACAGTAGCAAGCATGTTAATAGATGTCCGCGGCTTCTGGGCGCATGACAATAGAGAAAACCTTCTGCAAGAAGAGGAAGAGCCAGAAGAGGAACCACAAGGTTGA